In bacterium, the following proteins share a genomic window:
- a CDS encoding homogentisate 1,2-dioxygenase, with translation PHWVGAAEDLGPFPGDAPPEPPTALRPRHFRAADLAPGGAPFLGRRLLLANDALGVYAVQADRDDETLVENADGDELAFVEAGLGRLETPLGSLPFKMEDYVFVPRGLPHRWRLKGKTFLLLLEGRRFIDLPARYRTEVGQLRIDAPYTHRDFGAPVWPDRGPASLHAPRRLLVKRAGRLTAMELPYDIFDVHGWDGQVWPFTFPIRAFQPKTGLVHLPTTTHATFAGGGFVVCSLVPRATDFHESAISCSCPHSSPDCDELTFHVAGAAASGEAAAEGSLTLHPAGIPHGPFPGRYEASIAAHRTDELAVVVNADAPLAPTKHAAGIEDAGFNLGWKP, from the coding sequence CCGCACTGGGTCGGCGCGGCGGAGGATCTCGGCCCGTTCCCCGGCGACGCGCCGCCGGAGCCGCCGACCGCGCTGCGGCCGCGCCACTTCCGCGCCGCGGACCTCGCGCCGGGGGGCGCGCCGTTCCTCGGCCGCCGGCTGCTCCTCGCCAACGACGCCCTCGGGGTCTACGCCGTCCAGGCCGACCGCGACGACGAGACGCTCGTCGAGAACGCCGACGGGGACGAGCTGGCGTTCGTCGAAGCGGGACTGGGGCGCCTCGAGACGCCGCTCGGCTCGCTGCCGTTCAAGATGGAGGACTACGTCTTCGTGCCGCGCGGACTGCCGCACCGCTGGCGCCTCAAGGGGAAGACGTTCCTGCTGCTCCTCGAGGGGCGCCGCTTCATCGACCTGCCCGCGCGCTACCGCACGGAGGTCGGGCAGCTGCGGATCGACGCGCCGTACACGCACCGCGACTTCGGCGCCCCGGTCTGGCCGGACCGCGGCCCGGCCTCGCTCCACGCGCCGCGGCGGCTGCTGGTGAAGCGCGCCGGCCGGCTCACGGCGATGGAGCTGCCGTACGACATCTTCGACGTCCACGGCTGGGACGGGCAGGTCTGGCCTTTCACCTTCCCGATCCGCGCCTTCCAGCCCAAGACCGGCCTCGTCCACCTGCCGACGACGACGCACGCGACCTTCGCCGGCGGCGGCTTCGTCGTCTGCTCCCTCGTGCCGCGCGCGACCGACTTCCACGAGTCGGCGATCTCCTGCTCCTGCCCGCACTCCTCGCCCGACTGCGACGAGCTGACGTTCCACGTCGCCGGCGCGGCGGCGTCCGGCGAGGCCGCGGCGGAGGGCTCGCTCACGCTCCACCCGGCGGGGATTCCGCACGGGCCGTTCCCCGGCCGCTACGAGGCGTCGATCGCCGCGCACCGCACCGACGAGCTGGCGGTGGTCGTGAACGCCGACGCGCCGCTCGCGCCGACCAAGCACGCCGCGGGGATCGAGGACGCCGGCTTCAACCTCGGCTGGAAGCCCTGA